The region GATGGACGTCACGCTGGTCACGGCGCTGCGCGAGTTGCTGGAGCCCTTGTCGGTTGCCATTTACCGCTGTGTGGGCGAGCCTGGTGAAGAGCGCTGGTTGACTCGTGCTCGCTTGGCACAAGGTGATGCGGTCCCCACCGCCGACCCGCTGTGGGCCGAAAGCGCGCGCCTGCCTTTGGCATCTGACTTCCCGGCCCGGCTGGAATGCTTGCACAACCGCAAGATGCTGCAGCTGCCCGCTGGCAACCATTGGCTGGCTCTGTTTCCGATTGCCACCGACCGCGAAGTGGTGGGCGTGGTGGAAATCGAAACCAGCGAGGCCTTAGCGCCTAATTTGCAGCGCATCGTCGGCGGCGTGCTGCGCATTTATCACAATTTCCAAGGCTTGCTGGACTACAGCGAGCGTGACACCCTGACCGGTCTGCTCAACCGCAAGACCTTCGAGGACAGCTTTCTCAAGGCCGTTAGCGAGGCGCCCTCGCTCAAGCACAGCGCCCAGCCGGATGACGGGCGCCGCCATGATGGGCCGCACCCCCAGCATTACCTGGGCGTGATCGACATCGACCATTTCAAGCGCGTCAACGACAACTTCGGCCACTTGATCGGCGATGAGGTCTTGCTGCTGCTGTCGCGCCTGATGCGCAGCAGCTTCCGCTTCCATGATCTGCTCTATCGCTTCGGCGGCGAGGAGTTTGTGGCCCTGATGCGTTGCGACGATCCGCAAGATGCAGCCCAGGCTTTCGAGCGCCTGCGCCAGAACACCGAAAACTATCTCTTTCCGCAAGTCGGCCACATCACGGTCAGCGTGGGCTTCACCCTGGTGAAGCCGGGGGATTCGCCCAGCTCGGCCTTTGACCGAGCCGACAAGGCGGTGTATTTCTCCAAGCAAGCCGGGCGCAACCAGGTCAATAGCCATGCCGACCTGGTGCAGGCCGGGCATCTGCAAGAAGAATCTCGTGCCAGCGCGGTGGAGCTGTTCTGAGCGCCTGAACTCTCTGGCTCGCTCGCGTTGCGAACTCAGCTTGTGTTTCGCAATGTTTCGCTACCCTGTTCGGGGCAGCGCTGCCCTTGAATCTGCGTTAGTCTGACCCCAGCTGCTCTCTTTCGAGCTTGCTGGGAAGGATCGGGACATGCTGAGATCTGGTTTGACATGCCTGTTGGCGGCGAGCTTGCTGCTGGCGGGTTGCAACACCACGCCGACGGCGATCGGGCCGACGGACACACTGAGCAGCTATGCGCAGACGGCAGTGGCCGAAGGCGCCCAAGTGATAGAGATGGACTGGCGTGATGAGAGCCGCCAGCGCGATGTGCCGGTGCGCCTGTACTGGCCCGCCCAGGCCGTGGCGGGGCAAGCGGTGCCGCTGGTAGTGTATTCGCACGGCATTGGCGGCTCGCGCCGTGGCTACAGCTATCTGGGCGCCTACTTCGCGCGCCAGGGTTATGCCAGCTTGCATGTGCAACATATCGGCAGTGACCGCCAGCAGGTCTGGATGGGCAATCCGCTGCAACTGGTGTCGCGCCTGCAGGCGGCGGCGCAAGAGGGCGAGGCCATCAGCCGGGTGGCGGATGTGAAATTCGCGCTGGACACGTTGCTGCACAGCGAGCGCGCCGCGCTGATCGACCCCGAGCGCATCGTCGCAGCCGGTCATTCCTACGGTGCCAACACCACTTTGCTGCTGGCCGGTGCCCAGGTGACGCGCCAGGGCCACACGCTGGATCTGCGCGATCCGCGCTTCAAAGCGGCCATCGTGATCTCGGCACCGCCTTTCTACGGCGATGGTGATGTGCGCCCCATCACTGGGCCGATCGCCATTCCGACCCTGCACATCACCGCGACCGAGGATGTGATCCGCGTCCCCGGCTACTTCTCGGACGCCAGCGACCGCCTGGCCTTGTTTGATGCTACCGGGCACGATGCGCGCAAGGTGTTGGCCGTGTTTGAAGGCGGCTCGCACAGCATGTTCACCGACCGTGGCATCACCGGCGGCACCGCGCTCAACCCCCGCGCCAAGCAAGCCACCCAGGAGCTAGCCTTGGCCTTTCTGAATGATGTGCTGGATGGCAAGCCAGATGGCTTGCGCCACTGGAGTGCGCAATACCAGGACATTCTGGCGCGCTGGCAATCGCCCTACGGCCAGTTCAGCGCCCCGGCCGTGGCCCTGAAGCCCGCGACGGCTAGCCTGGCGGCAATGCCCGGCTCTTGACCACGGCGTAACGCGCCAGGGTCTGCTCCCTGGCCTCGGCGTGGTCGACGATGGGAGCTGGATAGTCGCGCCCCAGCACCAAGCCGCAAGCCTGCAATTCCAGCGGCTTGGCGGTCCAGGGCGCATGCCGCAGCTTGGCAGGCAGTTTGGTCAATTGCGGCAGATAGCGGGTGATGAAGCGGCCCTCGGCGTCGAACTTTTCGCTCTGCGTGACCGGGTTGAAGATGCGGAACCAGGGCTGCGCATCGCAGCCGCTGGAGGCCGCCCATTGCCAACCGCCATTGTTGGCGGCGAGGTCAAAGTCCAGCAGTTGTTCGGCAAAGTAGGCCTCGCCGCGTTGCCAGCTGATGCCCAAGTCTTTGATCAAAAAGCTCGCCGTCACCATGCGCAGGCGGTTGTGCATATAGCCGGTTTGATTAAGTTGCAGCATGGCCGCATCCACCAGCGGGTAGCCGGTGCGGCCTTCGCACCAGGCGGCGAAGCGGCTGTCGGCGTTGGGGCCGGCCTCCCAGGCAATCGCGTCGTATTCGGCGCGGAAGGCGGCGTGCATGGCATGCGGGTGGTGGTGCATCAGCTGGTGATAGAAATCGCGCCAGATCAGCTCGGCCAGCCAGATCTCGGCCCCTTTCTCACCCGCTTGCATGCGCGCCCAGGCCGCGCGGGCCAATTGCCGGATTGAAATCGTGCCAAAGCGCAGATGCACGCTGAGGTAGCTGGGGCCTTTGATGGCGGGGAAGTCGCGGCTACGGTCATAGCGTTCGATGCGCTCCAGAAATTCATCGAACAAATCGGCGGCGCCCAGGCTGCCTCGCATCAAGATCGGGTTGAGTTCGGCCGGCTCAAAGCCAATCTCGGCCAAGGTGGGAACGCCTTTGGCCAGCGGTGTGGCGGCCAGTGCAGCGGCATGGCGCGCCACCGGATAAGCGCGCAGGTAGAAATCATTGAGCTTGCGCAGCCAGGCGTTTTTGTAGGGCGTGAACACGCCGTAAGGCTTGCCCTGTGCGGTCAGCACCTCGCTGCGCTCGAAGATCACATGGTCTTTGAAGGTCTCGAAGCCACAGGCAAAGCTGGCCAGGCGCTGGGCCACCAGGGCGTCGCGGGCCAGCGCTGCCGGCTCGTCATCGTGGTTGCAGAACACCGCCTGCACGCCCAATTCGGCCGCCAGCTTCGGCACTTCTTCCGAGGCCGAGCCATGCCGCACGATCAGGCCGGCGCCCGGGCAGAGCTCGCGCAGCTGCGCATCCAGTACCCGCAAGGACTCCAGGATGAAGACCACACGGCGGTCGCTGCGGGGCAGGGCGGCGAGGATGTCTTGGTCCAGCACGAAGACGCAAAACACTGCCTTGCCGGCGCGGCAAGCGTGATAGAGGGCGGCTTGATCTTCGACACGCAAGTCACGCCGGAACCAGAGTAAAACGCGATCCAAACGATTCATCATGGCAGCAGTGTCGCCGACGAATAAAATAGCTGCATGAGCCAAGACCGGATAGACCTCGCAAACCAATTCCTGATTGCCATGCCCGGCATGGCTGACGACGCTTTTGCCGGCAGCGTCATCTATATGTGCGAGCACAACGAGAAGGGCGCCCTGGGTCTGGTGATCAACAAGCCCATCGCCCTGACGCTGGGCAGTTTGTTCGAAAAGGTGGAACTGAGCCCGCCGCAACAAGCCTTGGCCGATACCCCTGTTTTTTACGGTGGCCCGGTGCAGACCGAGCGCGGCTTTGTGCTACACGAGCCGTTGGACGCCAAGGGCGGGCATTACAACGCCACCCTGGCCGTGCCAGGTGGCTTGGAGATGACCACCAGCCGCGATGTGCTGGAGGCCTTGTCCAACGGCGCCGGCCCCAAGCGCATTCTGGTCACGCTGGGCTATAGCGGCTGGGCCGCCGGCCAGTTGGAAGAAGAAATCGGTCGCAATGGTTGGCTGACCGTGGATGCCTCGCCGGACATCATCTTCGACACGCCGGTGGAGCTGCGCTACGAGCGCGCCCTGGGCCTGTTGGGTGTTGATCCGCGCATGCTGAGCCAAGAGGCCGGCCACGCATGATGAGCGCTACCCCAGCGCCACAGCAGCAACAGACCTTTCTGGCCTTTGATTTCGGCACCAAGCGCACCGGTGTTGCCACCGGCAGCCGCTTCACGCAGACCGCCGAGCCCTTGAAAAGCCTGGCGCTGGAGGGCGAGGCCCGCATGCTGGCGATCGACAGGCTGATCAAAGAATGGCAGCCCGACGCCCTGGTGATCGGCGTGCCGCGTCACCCCGACGGCGCCGAGCATGAGATGACCCTGCGCGCGCGCAAATTCGGCCGCCAGCTGAAAAGCCGCTTCCGTCTGGCCGTCCACGAGGTGGACGAGCGCTACACATCTGTTGAAGCGGAAAGTTATGGCGTGCGCGATGTCGACGCCGCCGCTGCTGCTTTGATTCTTGAACAATTTTTCCGGGAGACCTCGTGACGACCTTACTTCTCGATGCCGAGGCGCTTTACGCCGACCTGTTGCGCGGCGTGCAAAAACTGCTGCTGAGCAAGCCCGACAGTGCCTTGGTGGGCATCTGGTCCGGTGGCGCTTGGTTGGCCGAGCGTTTGCAAAAAGATCTGGGCCTGGTGGGCACCGCCGGCGTGATTTCCAGCAGCCTGCACCGCGATGATTTCGGCTCCAAAGGCATGGCGGCCAGCGCTGACCACACCAAGCTGCCTTTCGATGTGAATGGCCGCCCGCTGATCTTGGTGGACGATGTGCTGTTCACCGGCCGCACCACGCGGGCGGTGATCAACGAGCTGTTTGATTTCGGCCGCCCGGCCAGCGTCACCCTGGCCGTGCTGGTGGACCGGGGCGGGCGCGAGCTGCCGATCGAGCCGGCCTTTTCCGCCGCCCGCATCCATCTGGACGCGGCCCAGCGCCTGCGCCTGGCCAAGGATGAGACCGGCCGCTTCAGTTTCGACATCAAATAAGGGGATTCATCGTGTTGTCCAAGCGAAATCCGCAACTCAACAAGCACGGCGAGCTGGTTCACCTGCTCTCCGTTGAAGGTCTGCCCCAGGCCATCATTCACCAGATCCTTGACACCGCCGGCACATTCCTGTCGGTGAATGACCGCGAGGTCAAGAAAGTGCCCTTGCTGCGCGGCAAGTCGGTGTTCAATCTGTTCTTCGAGAACAGCACCCGCACCCGCACCACCTTCGAAATCGCGGCCAAGCGCCTGTCAGCCGATGTGCTGAATCTGGACATCGCCCGCTCCAGCACCGCCAAGGGCGAGACCTTGCTGGACACGGTGGCCAATCTTTCGGCCATGCATGCCGATATGTTCGTGGTGCGCCACAGCGAGTCGGGCGCGCCCTATCTGATCGCCCAGCATTGCGCGCCGCATGTGCATGTGGTCAACGCCGGTGACGGCCGCCACGCGCACCCGACGCAGGGCTTGCTGGACATGTACACGATCCGGCATTTCAAGAAAGACTTCAAGAACCTCACCGTGGCCATCGTCGGCGACATCGTGCATTCGCGCGTGGCTCGCTCCGACATTCATGCGCTGAATATTCTGGGTGTGCCCGAGATCCGTGCCGTTGGCCCCAAGACCTTGGTGCCGGGTGATTTGCGCGAGATGGGCGTGCGCGTTTGCCACGATATGGCCGAAGGTGTGCGCGGCGCCGATGTGATCATCATGCTGCGCCTGCAGAACGAGCGCATGAGCGGCGCCATGCTGCCCAGCGCCGGCGAGTTCTTCAAGAACTTTGGCCTCACGCCCGAGAAGCTGGCGCTGGCCAAGCCTGACGCCATCGTCATGCACCCGGGCCCCATCAATCGTGGCGTAGAAATCGCCTCCACCGTGGCCGATGGCTTGCAGAGCGTGATCTTGCCGCAGGTGACCTTCGGCATCGCCGTTCGCATGGCCGTGATGTCCATCCTCGCTGGAAACGAAGCATGAAGATTTTGATCAAGGGTGGTCGCCTTATCGACCCCGCCTCCGGCCTGGACCGTGTTGGTGATCTGGCCATCGCGGCCGGCCGCATCGTTGCCCTGGGTGAGCCGACCGAGTTCGCTGCTGACCGCATCGTCGATGCCAGCGGCCTGATCGTCGCCCCCGGCCTGGTTGATCTGGCCGCGCGCCTGCGCGAGCCCGGCCATGAGCACGAGGGCATGTTGGAGAGCGAGTTGGCCGCAGCAGCGGCCGGCGGTGTCACCAGCCTGGTCTGCCCGCCCGACACCGACCCGGTGCTGGACGAGCCCGGCCTGGTGGAGATGCTCAAGTTCCGCGCCCGCAAGCTGAGCCGCTGCCGGCTGTTTCCTCTTGGCGCACTAACCAAAGATCTGCGCGGTGATTCGCTGACCGAAATGGCCGAGCTGACCGAGGCAGGTTGCATCGGCTTCTCGCAGGCCGAGTCCCCGGTGCGCGACACCTTGGTGCTGAACCGTGCCCTGATGTATGCCGCCACCTACGGCTACACGGTCTGGCTGCGCCCGCATGACGCCTACCTCGGCAACGGCGTGGCGGCCAGCGGCGCGGTGGCCACGCGCTTGGGCCTGTCCGGCGTGCCGGTGATGGCCGAGACCGTGGCCCTGCACACCATTTTTGAGCTGATGCGCGCCACCGGCGCCCGCGTCCACCTCTGCCGCATTTCCAGCGCCGCCGGCGTGGCCCTGATTCGCGCGGCCAAGAAGGAAGGCCTGGCGGTGACGGCCGATGTGTCCATCAACTCCCTGCATCTCACCGATGTGGACATTGGCTACTTCAATCCCGCCATGCGCCTGACGCCGCCGCTGCGCCAGGGCCGTGACCGCGACGCGCTGCGCGCCGGCCTGGCCGATGGCACGCTGGACGCTTTGGTCAGCGACCATATGCCGGTCGCGGCGGATGAAAAGAATGTGCCTTTCGCCGAAGCCACGCCGGGTGCGACCGGGCTGGAACTGCTCTTGAGCCTGGCTCTGCGTTGGGCTCAGGACGGCGGCTTGCCTTTGAGCCAGGCGCTGGGCGTGATCACCGCCAAGCCAGTGAGCGTGCTGGGCGATGCCCTGGGTTCGCTGGCCGCCAGCGCTGGCCGCCTGGTGGTGGGTGGTGTGGCCGATGTCTGCGTGTTTGACGACAAGGCCAGCTGGGCGGTGACGCCCGATGCCTTGAGCAGCCAGGGCAAGCACACTCCGTTCGCGTTTGAGACCAGCGGCTTCGAGCTGCCGGCTCAGGTGCGCATGACGGTGGTGGCGGGGCATATCGCCTTTGAAGCTGGCCATGTGCTTGGCTCTGCGGCCGGCCACGCCTGAACCTGATGCGCACCCTTGTCGCCCTGGGGCGCCTATTTCGTTTGTGCCTGCATTTGCTCTGGGGCGTGGTTCTGATCCGGCTGCGCTTCGCCACCTTGAGTACGGCGCGCCGTCATGTGGAGGTCAAGCGTTGGTCGGGCGAGATGCTGCGCATTCTGGGCGTCAGCCTGGAAACCAGCGGCACACCTCGGCCTGGGGCCAAATTGATCGTTGCCAACCATGTGTCCTGGCTGGACATTGCGGCCGTGCACGCGGTGGTGCCGGAGGCGCGCTTTGTCTCCAAAGCCGATGTGCGTGATTGGCCGGTGGTCGGTTTGATGGTGGACGGCGTGGGCACTTTGTTCATCGAGCGCGCCAGCAAACGCGACGCCCTACGGGTGGTGCACCAGATGGCCGAGGCGCTCAAGAATGGTGACACGGTGGCGGTGTTCCCGGAGGGCACGACCGGGCCTGGCCCCGAGCCTTTGGGCTTCCACGGCAATCTGCTGCAGGCCGCCATCTCGACCGATGTGCCCTTGCAGCCCTTGGCCTTGCGCTGGTCGGAGCCCGGCATGCGCTTCAGCACGGCGGCTCAGTTCATCGGTGGCACCACCTTGGTTCAAAGCCTGTGGGCGGTGCTGAAGGCGCGGGGCTTGAGCGTGCGCGTTGATGTGCTGATGTCCATGAGCACCAGCCATGCCGACCGCCGCGCGCTGGCCGAGCATGTGCGCGATGAGATCATGCAAGGCATGGCGCGGCATTGACGGGCTAAAGTCAGGCCATGAATCCAAATGCAGTTTTGTTGGCTTTCGAGGAGGAAGCCATTCTTGCCGATGAATTGGCGCAGGGCCTGGGCCTGCCTTTGAAGTTCATCCGCCGTCACCGCTTTCCCGATGGTGAGTTCCGCTTGGTGCTGCCCACGCCCTTGCCGCCCACCGTGTTGCTGCTGCGCGGCCTGCAGCAGCCGAATGAAAAGCTGACCGAGTTGATGATCGCGGCGCCTACCGCTCGCGACCTAGGCGCGCAGCGCCTGTTGCTGATTGCGCCCTATCTGGCCTATATGCGCCAGGACATGGAATTCACGCCCGGCGAAGCCGTCAGCCAGCGCCATATCGCGCGCCTGCTGAGCCAGTTCTTCGACCATGTGCTGACGATTGACCCGCATCTGCACCGCATCAACCATCTGGACGAGGTGATGCCTGCCGGAGCAGGGCTGGCCCTCTCGGCTGCTGGCTTGCTGGGGCGCTGGGTGGCCGAGCAGGTGCCAGGTGCCTTGCTGTTAGGGCCGGATGAAGAATCGGGCCAATGGGTGCGTGAGGCGGCGCATGCCGCGGGTCTGGATCACGCCATCGGCAGCAAGGTGCGCCATGGCGACGCCCAAGTCAGTCTGGCCTTGCCGGATGTGCCTGTGGACGGCCGCGCCTTGGTCTTGCTGGACGATATGGCCAGTACCGGCCGCACCCTGATCGGCGCGGCCCAGGGCCTGCTGGCGCGTGGTGCCCGCACGGTGGATGTGGCCGTGACGCATGCCCTCTTCAATGGCGCAGCGGTGGCCGATCTGCACGCTGCCGGCGTGCGCCATGTGTGGAGCAGCAATAGCGTGCCGCATGCCAGCAATGCGGTCAGCATCGTGCCGCTGCTGGCTGAAACCTTGCGTCGCTTTGTGTAAAACGCTGGCAGGGCGGGGCGGGTCGTGAGACCCACCCTTTGGCCTGAATCGGGCCTGAATCAGACCTGCACTAGGCCAGCACTGAGCCTGACTTAGGCCTTGCCCTGGCTGGCCACGGCCGCTGCCGCCTTGGCTGCCGCGTCGGCGTCACCCAGGTAGTAGCTGCGGATCGGCTTCAGGTCGGCGTCCAACTCGTAGACCAGCGGGATGCCGTTGGGGATGTTGACGCCGACGATGGCGTCGTCCGCGATATTGTCCAAATACTTCACCAGCGCACGGATGCTATTGCCGTGGGCGGCGATGACGACGCGCTTGCCCAGCTTGATGGCTGGCGCCACGCTGTCGTTCCAGAAGGGCAGCA is a window of Paucibacter sp. KCTC 42545 DNA encoding:
- a CDS encoding GGDEF domain-containing protein; translated protein: MSEVVDHLAEMTGFRDRDVMDVTLVTALRELLEPLSVAIYRCVGEPGEERWLTRARLAQGDAVPTADPLWAESARLPLASDFPARLECLHNRKMLQLPAGNHWLALFPIATDREVVGVVEIETSEALAPNLQRIVGGVLRIYHNFQGLLDYSERDTLTGLLNRKTFEDSFLKAVSEAPSLKHSAQPDDGRRHDGPHPQHYLGVIDIDHFKRVNDNFGHLIGDEVLLLLSRLMRSSFRFHDLLYRFGGEEFVALMRCDDPQDAAQAFERLRQNTENYLFPQVGHITVSVGFTLVKPGDSPSSAFDRADKAVYFSKQAGRNQVNSHADLVQAGHLQEESRASAVELF
- a CDS encoding alpha/beta hydrolase family protein; translation: MLRSGLTCLLAASLLLAGCNTTPTAIGPTDTLSSYAQTAVAEGAQVIEMDWRDESRQRDVPVRLYWPAQAVAGQAVPLVVYSHGIGGSRRGYSYLGAYFARQGYASLHVQHIGSDRQQVWMGNPLQLVSRLQAAAQEGEAISRVADVKFALDTLLHSERAALIDPERIVAAGHSYGANTTLLLAGAQVTRQGHTLDLRDPRFKAAIVISAPPFYGDGDVRPITGPIAIPTLHITATEDVIRVPGYFSDASDRLALFDATGHDARKVLAVFEGGSHSMFTDRGITGGTALNPRAKQATQELALAFLNDVLDGKPDGLRHWSAQYQDILARWQSPYGQFSAPAVALKPATASLAAMPGS
- a CDS encoding cryptochrome/photolyase family protein; the encoded protein is MMNRLDRVLLWFRRDLRVEDQAALYHACRAGKAVFCVFVLDQDILAALPRSDRRVVFILESLRVLDAQLRELCPGAGLIVRHGSASEEVPKLAAELGVQAVFCNHDDEPAALARDALVAQRLASFACGFETFKDHVIFERSEVLTAQGKPYGVFTPYKNAWLRKLNDFYLRAYPVARHAAALAATPLAKGVPTLAEIGFEPAELNPILMRGSLGAADLFDEFLERIERYDRSRDFPAIKGPSYLSVHLRFGTISIRQLARAAWARMQAGEKGAEIWLAELIWRDFYHQLMHHHPHAMHAAFRAEYDAIAWEAGPNADSRFAAWCEGRTGYPLVDAAMLQLNQTGYMHNRLRMVTASFLIKDLGISWQRGEAYFAEQLLDFDLAANNGGWQWAASSGCDAQPWFRIFNPVTQSEKFDAEGRFITRYLPQLTKLPAKLRHAPWTAKPLELQACGLVLGRDYPAPIVDHAEAREQTLARYAVVKSRALPPG
- a CDS encoding YqgE/AlgH family protein; this translates as MSQDRIDLANQFLIAMPGMADDAFAGSVIYMCEHNEKGALGLVINKPIALTLGSLFEKVELSPPQQALADTPVFYGGPVQTERGFVLHEPLDAKGGHYNATLAVPGGLEMTTSRDVLEALSNGAGPKRILVTLGYSGWAAGQLEEEIGRNGWLTVDASPDIIFDTPVELRYERALGLLGVDPRMLSQEAGHA
- the ruvX gene encoding Holliday junction resolvase RuvX; translation: MSATPAPQQQQTFLAFDFGTKRTGVATGSRFTQTAEPLKSLALEGEARMLAIDRLIKEWQPDALVIGVPRHPDGAEHEMTLRARKFGRQLKSRFRLAVHEVDERYTSVEAESYGVRDVDAAAAALILEQFFRETS
- the pyrR gene encoding bifunctional pyr operon transcriptional regulator/uracil phosphoribosyltransferase PyrR translates to MTTLLLDAEALYADLLRGVQKLLLSKPDSALVGIWSGGAWLAERLQKDLGLVGTAGVISSSLHRDDFGSKGMAASADHTKLPFDVNGRPLILVDDVLFTGRTTRAVINELFDFGRPASVTLAVLVDRGGRELPIEPAFSAARIHLDAAQRLRLAKDETGRFSFDIK
- a CDS encoding aspartate carbamoyltransferase catalytic subunit, whose translation is MLSKRNPQLNKHGELVHLLSVEGLPQAIIHQILDTAGTFLSVNDREVKKVPLLRGKSVFNLFFENSTRTRTTFEIAAKRLSADVLNLDIARSSTAKGETLLDTVANLSAMHADMFVVRHSESGAPYLIAQHCAPHVHVVNAGDGRHAHPTQGLLDMYTIRHFKKDFKNLTVAIVGDIVHSRVARSDIHALNILGVPEIRAVGPKTLVPGDLREMGVRVCHDMAEGVRGADVIIMLRLQNERMSGAMLPSAGEFFKNFGLTPEKLALAKPDAIVMHPGPINRGVEIASTVADGLQSVILPQVTFGIAVRMAVMSILAGNEA
- a CDS encoding dihydroorotase, whose protein sequence is MKILIKGGRLIDPASGLDRVGDLAIAAGRIVALGEPTEFAADRIVDASGLIVAPGLVDLAARLREPGHEHEGMLESELAAAAAGGVTSLVCPPDTDPVLDEPGLVEMLKFRARKLSRCRLFPLGALTKDLRGDSLTEMAELTEAGCIGFSQAESPVRDTLVLNRALMYAATYGYTVWLRPHDAYLGNGVAASGAVATRLGLSGVPVMAETVALHTIFELMRATGARVHLCRISSAAGVALIRAAKKEGLAVTADVSINSLHLTDVDIGYFNPAMRLTPPLRQGRDRDALRAGLADGTLDALVSDHMPVAADEKNVPFAEATPGATGLELLLSLALRWAQDGGLPLSQALGVITAKPVSVLGDALGSLAASAGRLVVGGVADVCVFDDKASWAVTPDALSSQGKHTPFAFETSGFELPAQVRMTVVAGHIAFEAGHVLGSAAGHA
- a CDS encoding lysophospholipid acyltransferase family protein, with amino-acid sequence MRTLVALGRLFRLCLHLLWGVVLIRLRFATLSTARRHVEVKRWSGEMLRILGVSLETSGTPRPGAKLIVANHVSWLDIAAVHAVVPEARFVSKADVRDWPVVGLMVDGVGTLFIERASKRDALRVVHQMAEALKNGDTVAVFPEGTTGPGPEPLGFHGNLLQAAISTDVPLQPLALRWSEPGMRFSTAAQFIGGTTLVQSLWAVLKARGLSVRVDVLMSMSTSHADRRALAEHVRDEIMQGMARH
- a CDS encoding ribose-phosphate diphosphokinase, with the translated sequence MNPNAVLLAFEEEAILADELAQGLGLPLKFIRRHRFPDGEFRLVLPTPLPPTVLLLRGLQQPNEKLTELMIAAPTARDLGAQRLLLIAPYLAYMRQDMEFTPGEAVSQRHIARLLSQFFDHVLTIDPHLHRINHLDEVMPAGAGLALSAAGLLGRWVAEQVPGALLLGPDEESGQWVREAAHAAGLDHAIGSKVRHGDAQVSLALPDVPVDGRALVLLDDMASTGRTLIGAAQGLLARGARTVDVAVTHALFNGAAVADLHAAGVRHVWSSNSVPHASNAVSIVPLLAETLRRFV